The stretch of DNA GTGAATAGTTAAAAGTTAAGAGTGAAAAATGAATGTAGTTATCGGCTTTCACTTTTCACTCTTAACTTTTCATTTTTAACTTTTTTACTTATCCCACCAAACGGCTGTATTAATATCATCGGTGCCTTGACGAGCTACGGCTTCGGCGCGATTGGCTGCGTTCAGTGCTTGTTCTGATTGGGGGTAAATATAGCGCACCGGCACCCGGTTGTTGTTGAGGTTGTCGGGGCCAGGCGTTACGGTTGGGATGCCCGTTCTGCGCCAGTCGAACCATGCTTCTAAGCCGTTGAACAGCAGCGCAACCCATTTCTGCGTACCAATTTTCTCTAACTTCTGCTGCGTTGTGCCGGTGTAGGCTACGGCAGGTTGCGTGAAATAGTCGGCAGAAGGCGTTACGTTGATACCGTATTCGGCGGGGACGATGGCGCGGTAATAGTCCATGTTGGCCCGGATGCCGTTGAGGTAATACGTTTCGGCACTGCCCGTGGTAATCAGGTTTTTCTCCCGCGCTTCGGCCAGCAGAAACTGCACTTCGGCGTAGGTCATCAGCAGGCCCCGCGCTACGTTCGGCACCGGAGCAGGCGAGCTGCACACTAAACACGCAAACGGCAGACCCACCCGCGACACGCCCTGCGGACCGCCGTTGAAGTTCAGCGCGGGCGTATCGCCCAGTCCGTTGGGTACGCCTACAAACTCAACCCGACCCGGCTGCGAAGGCCGCTCCACAGGCCTCGCAAATACTGGCAAACGGGGGTCGTTCAGAGCCGACAGCCGGTCGACCAGCGATTTACTGGCCCTAAATTCATCGAACGAACCCACCCGCGACCCATACAACGGCCACTGATTAGGAGCTGAAGCCTGATAGGTCAGGGCTGCGTTGTCGGCGTTGGCTTCCATAATCGGGAACTTGGCTTTATCAGCGACGATGGTCTGCAAATCGGCTCCGACGTTACGCTTGTTGGAGATACGCATCAGGGCACGGATACGCAGCGAGTTCGCCAATTTTTTCCAGCGGGCAATGCTGGCCGTACCGCCCCCAAACAGAATATCGCCTGCAATGACTTCGGTGCTGGTGCCGAGCAGGTCGTTGGCGCGGGTCAGATCGGCCAGAATACCGGCATAGATGGCTTCCTGCGTATCGTACTTCGGTGCGTAAACACCTTCCGATTTGGCTTTCGTAGCATCGGTGTACGGAATATCGCCGTAGGCATCGGTCGCCATAGAAAACAGCCACGACTTCAGAACCAGGGCCACGCCGAGGTAATTATTCTGCTTATTGGTCGTGGCTAAATCGATGATATTCTGCACGTTGCGCATGTTTCCATATACGCTGTTCCAAACGCCGTTGCGCTCGCCCCAGAGGTAACGGTCTTCGTTCACGAACTGGATTTTGGCCGTGTGTTGAATCACGATGTTGCCAATACCCCAGGCTTCGCCCACCTGATCGTTGATGCTGTTACGTAGCACCCCTGCCAGCAGCAAATCGGGCGACACCTGCGTCGGTACGTTGGGGTTATTATTGATCTCCTCAAACTGATTGTCGCAGGACGTGACAAGCAGGAGGGCGAGTATAGAAAAAAGGTATTTTATGGATTTCATGTTTCTGTCGGAGAGGTTGTTACACAGAGATGCACAGAGGTAAAAGAGACACACAAAGGTCTCGGTGTATCTCTCATTACTCAGTGAATCTCTGTGTAACAACAGGTTCATTTTTACAACTTCAATCCTAAGTTGAACCCGAAACTGCGGGCTGATGGAATAGACATGTATTCGACGCCGGGCAGGGCCGTGCCGCCTACGAAGGATAGCGTTTCGGGGTCAACGTGTGGCACGTTGCTCCACAGCGCGAGGTTGCGGCCCACGAGCGTAAACGTAACACCCCGCAGTGGTACGCGGCCCCACACGCGGTCGGGGATGGCGAAGCCAATCTGAACTTCGCGCAGTTTGGCAAACGACGCATCGTACATGACGCCCTCAGCAATATTACGGCCTCCGGTCCAGGCCGTATGCCACTGCCGCGAGTTGATTTTTACGTCGTTCGGAACAAACGTCTGCCGACCGTCGGTCCCCGTAACGACGCGTACGCCCTGCCCAATTACGCCGTTGCCGGGGAGGTTGAGA from Spirosoma montaniterrae encodes:
- a CDS encoding SusD/RagB family nutrient-binding outer membrane lipoprotein — encoded protein: MKSIKYLFSILALLLVTSCDNQFEEINNNPNVPTQVSPDLLLAGVLRNSINDQVGEAWGIGNIVIQHTAKIQFVNEDRYLWGERNGVWNSVYGNMRNVQNIIDLATTNKQNNYLGVALVLKSWLFSMATDAYGDIPYTDATKAKSEGVYAPKYDTQEAIYAGILADLTRANDLLGTSTEVIAGDILFGGGTASIARWKKLANSLRIRALMRISNKRNVGADLQTIVADKAKFPIMEANADNAALTYQASAPNQWPLYGSRVGSFDEFRASKSLVDRLSALNDPRLPVFARPVERPSQPGRVEFVGVPNGLGDTPALNFNGGPQGVSRVGLPFACLVCSSPAPVPNVARGLLMTYAEVQFLLAEAREKNLITTGSAETYYLNGIRANMDYYRAIVPAEYGINVTPSADYFTQPAVAYTGTTQQKLEKIGTQKWVALLFNGLEAWFDWRRTGIPTVTPGPDNLNNNRVPVRYIYPQSEQALNAANRAEAVARQGTDDINTAVWWDK